From the genome of Nodosilinea sp. FACHB-141, one region includes:
- a CDS encoding transglutaminase domain-containing protein: MPDSPSISPALPLAGASLLQPIGVKALYGLTLQGDRLLAVDPFRGYLLRIDPKTEQVEVLNTSQAEAFYGATGIACWQDQLWFSCDHTVYTTTLSAMQPEPLLTLPYPADGVAVWENTLYISCKKGGCIFVCDRTSGQRITQFSAPGIGVENLSVWGDYLWACDQTEQTVYCLDRATGELIVKMLTPFDNPTGIAVPPHTTPDSGTVWVAYADEEPYVRDDPNGEEPYVLTFRDRTLIHPLSYRWYKEANYCRTTGYLVEMTYVEEIDTLEDAQPLENVEWRIAFPTTTDRQRVKSVEPVGLPFTEVQQAGDRIACFRFDRIDPNQRHLFGWKALVEVYGIKYQLTPRQVESAPPLPQDYGPRYLIDDDELSMDKPAIQAAARESVGSETNLLRQVLSIRNYVYDKLSYAVTPAIETPEVVLQRGRGSCGEYVGLLLALMRLNGIACRTVGRYKCPAHADQPGVYLEPDFNHVWIEFYVPGFGWVPMESNPDDVQEGGPYPTRFFMGLPWWHVEMGKEVSFEKLVLPAGSPDTRLGDIAVNHMRFRIMGELVP; this comes from the coding sequence ATGCCTGACTCTCCTTCTATATCCCCGGCCCTGCCCCTGGCGGGTGCTTCACTGCTTCAGCCGATTGGAGTTAAGGCGCTCTATGGCCTGACTTTGCAGGGCGATCGCCTGCTGGCGGTAGACCCTTTTCGCGGCTACCTGCTGCGCATCGATCCCAAAACTGAACAGGTAGAAGTTCTCAATACCTCCCAGGCTGAGGCTTTTTATGGGGCGACGGGAATTGCCTGCTGGCAGGATCAGCTGTGGTTTAGCTGCGATCACACCGTCTACACCACCACTCTTAGCGCCATGCAGCCCGAGCCTCTGCTGACGCTGCCCTACCCCGCCGATGGCGTCGCCGTGTGGGAAAACACCCTCTACATTAGCTGCAAAAAGGGGGGCTGTATTTTCGTCTGCGATCGCACCTCGGGCCAGCGCATTACCCAGTTTTCGGCCCCGGGCATTGGGGTGGAAAATCTCTCAGTGTGGGGCGACTATCTGTGGGCCTGCGACCAGACCGAGCAAACTGTCTACTGCCTCGATCGCGCCACGGGCGAGCTGATAGTCAAAATGCTCACCCCTTTCGATAACCCCACTGGCATTGCCGTGCCGCCTCACACCACCCCCGACAGCGGCACCGTTTGGGTGGCCTACGCTGACGAAGAGCCCTACGTGCGCGATGACCCCAACGGCGAAGAGCCCTATGTGCTGACCTTTCGCGATCGCACCCTCATCCATCCCCTCAGCTATCGCTGGTACAAAGAGGCCAACTACTGCCGCACCACCGGCTACCTGGTCGAAATGACCTACGTCGAAGAAATAGACACCCTCGAAGACGCCCAGCCCCTAGAGAACGTGGAGTGGCGCATCGCCTTTCCTACCACGACCGATCGCCAGCGAGTTAAGTCAGTAGAGCCGGTAGGGTTGCCCTTTACCGAGGTGCAGCAGGCGGGCGATCGCATTGCCTGCTTCCGGTTTGACCGCATTGACCCCAACCAGCGCCACCTCTTTGGCTGGAAGGCCCTAGTCGAGGTCTACGGCATTAAGTATCAGCTCACCCCTCGCCAAGTCGAGTCGGCCCCGCCCCTGCCCCAGGACTATGGCCCTCGCTACCTGATCGACGATGACGAACTGTCTATGGATAAGCCCGCGATTCAGGCGGCCGCCCGCGAGAGCGTGGGCAGCGAAACCAATCTGCTGCGCCAGGTGCTCAGCATTCGCAACTACGTCTACGACAAGCTGTCTTACGCGGTGACGCCGGCGATCGAAACCCCCGAGGTCGTGCTCCAGCGGGGGCGCGGCTCCTGCGGTGAATACGTTGGTTTGCTGCTGGCTCTAATGCGCCTCAACGGCATCGCCTGTCGCACTGTAGGCCGCTACAAGTGCCCTGCCCACGCCGACCAGCCCGGCGTTTACCTAGAGCCCGACTTCAACCATGTGTGGATAGAGTTCTACGTACCCGGTTTTGGCTGGGTGCCCATGGAGTCAAACCCCGACGATGTGCAGGAAGGCGGCCCCTACCCCACCCGCTTTTTTATGGGCCTGCCTTGGTGGCATGTGGAAATGGGCAAAGAAGTATCCTTTGAAAAGCTGGTGTTGCCGGCGGGTAGCCCAGACACGCGCCTGGGCGACATTGCAGTTAACCACATGCGATTTAGGATTATGGGCGAACTTGTCCCCTAG
- a CDS encoding transcription termination factor rho family protein yields MSLSDVGNLMCLPFDEIEPGEPTEAHEYLIQSAASQLGPEGRNWVPLVVKELAPDQYQVIGNSFVYAVAAEAGLEEVWCIIADDAPETVAITQALAQETLPKTNLSTASREEISAALDYLMSQPSTPLKGVSHASLVARLDAAPRQYWKNLQPITKLGCRITAGKKLKTLEQVFYLTPEPMPEVITDRQLLESLSTQQLKTMAQKRDFKGLSKLKKADLVALLAAA; encoded by the coding sequence ATGAGTCTTTCAGACGTTGGCAACTTAATGTGTTTGCCCTTTGACGAAATTGAACCTGGCGAACCTACCGAGGCCCACGAATATCTCATTCAATCGGCAGCTAGCCAGCTCGGGCCAGAGGGGCGCAACTGGGTTCCGCTTGTGGTCAAAGAACTTGCGCCTGATCAATACCAAGTGATTGGCAATTCGTTTGTTTATGCCGTCGCCGCTGAGGCCGGGCTCGAAGAAGTTTGGTGCATTATTGCCGATGATGCGCCAGAGACCGTTGCGATTACTCAAGCACTGGCCCAAGAAACTCTGCCAAAAACTAACCTTTCCACCGCCAGCCGCGAGGAGATTTCTGCTGCTCTAGATTACCTAATGAGTCAACCCAGCACTCCTCTCAAAGGTGTCAGTCACGCCTCCCTAGTGGCCCGGTTAGATGCAGCTCCCCGCCAATATTGGAAGAACCTGCAACCCATTACTAAACTCGGCTGCCGCATTACCGCTGGCAAAAAACTAAAAACGCTAGAACAAGTTTTTTACCTCACGCCAGAGCCCATGCCAGAGGTAATTACAGACCGTCAGCTGCTAGAGTCGCTCAGCACCCAACAACTCAAAACCATGGCTCAAAAGCGCGATTTCAAAGGACTCTCTAAGCTCAAGAAAGCAGATTTAGTCGCCTTGCTAGCAGCAGCTTAA
- a CDS encoding ParA family protein codes for MNLEEALQALPPDAAEVIVEGNFSRAFLKALGFEDLEMVPGFRVGRLTVDHAARKNAGDDIFLHSQANPYLYMEVKGRSANFADERHPDYRKASLQLKRYLLAPSSASVEWGILTNSLHAQLFRKHGKIVHPVTPCIPLSGNIQQIVKELKERIETPQRALIVAVYNNKGGVGKTTTTLNLAAALAIFKKRVLTVDFDPNQSDLGDALNLPPLKGKILDVLKSKESIVREIITTYKFEHPRLKEPWGFDIILADEDLVTEFDEVKVKQQVKFHALRRVLESVQHDYDYILIDAPPNWRIFAQKAVCAADVVLIPARHDNLHSLQNAGTAITKFIPEAQARRREVGDSGPIALPIFMNNALRPKGPTVQLMHQAIAKIIKDTKSNSGGFDLTPYFYPKYRKGHENLKILAIPYMAFISKADFMHMPAAFAFKAAREQYMNLAKEYFL; via the coding sequence ATGAATTTAGAGGAAGCTTTACAGGCTCTGCCCCCAGATGCCGCTGAAGTTATCGTTGAAGGAAATTTTTCCAGAGCTTTCTTAAAAGCTTTAGGATTTGAAGATTTAGAAATGGTGCCCGGCTTTAGGGTCGGTAGACTAACTGTTGACCATGCCGCTCGTAAGAATGCGGGTGATGACATTTTCCTTCATAGTCAAGCGAACCCCTACCTCTATATGGAGGTCAAAGGGCGATCGGCGAATTTTGCAGACGAGCGGCATCCTGACTACCGCAAAGCATCTCTACAGCTTAAACGCTATCTATTAGCTCCATCCTCTGCGTCTGTTGAGTGGGGAATTTTAACAAATTCTCTTCATGCTCAACTATTCCGGAAACACGGCAAGATCGTACATCCTGTAACACCTTGCATACCATTAAGTGGAAATATTCAACAAATCGTCAAAGAATTGAAGGAGCGGATAGAAACTCCTCAAAGAGCGCTGATAGTGGCGGTCTACAACAATAAGGGCGGCGTGGGTAAGACAACTACTACGCTAAACTTAGCAGCTGCCCTTGCTATATTCAAAAAGCGAGTACTAACTGTAGACTTTGACCCTAATCAGAGTGATTTAGGTGATGCTCTTAATCTGCCACCATTAAAAGGAAAGATTCTAGACGTTCTTAAAAGTAAAGAGTCTATTGTTCGAGAGATTATCACAACCTACAAATTTGAACACCCTCGATTGAAAGAGCCGTGGGGTTTCGATATCATTCTTGCCGACGAAGATTTAGTTACTGAGTTCGATGAAGTCAAAGTAAAACAGCAAGTCAAGTTTCATGCTCTACGTAGAGTTTTAGAATCAGTTCAGCATGATTACGACTACATCTTGATAGATGCACCTCCCAATTGGCGAATTTTTGCTCAAAAGGCTGTTTGCGCTGCCGATGTAGTACTTATTCCAGCCCGTCACGACAACTTGCATTCCTTACAAAATGCAGGTACTGCAATCACAAAGTTTATTCCAGAAGCACAGGCAAGACGGCGAGAAGTAGGCGATTCTGGCCCTATAGCATTGCCTATCTTCATGAACAATGCTCTTCGACCCAAAGGTCCTACCGTTCAGTTAATGCATCAAGCAATTGCCAAAATCATTAAAGATACCAAAAGTAATTCGGGAGGTTTTGATTTAACACCTTATTTCTACCCCAAATACCGAAAAGGACACGAAAACCTAAAAATACTCGCTATTCCGTATATGGCTTTCATTTCTAAAGCCGATTTTATGCACATGCCTGCCGCGTTTGCATTTAAGGCGGCGCGAGAGCAATATATGAACCTTGCAAAGGAGTACTTTCTCTAA